One Roseimaritima multifibrata DNA window includes the following coding sequences:
- a CDS encoding tetratricopeptide repeat protein, with amino-acid sequence MTLLLSYRPLLFASLAWIALAFASPAFAQNEGRSDLDEAMVKRIDAQTAQDLQEVTALLESAIAKGLDEENQAFANKMLGAVSLQKGKAIAEQIQQAGARGFRTLRNEAIDALETAVKHDPTLADAHLLIARLNILPGGNKTRARQAATAAIQQLGDNDRQRAEALVLRALLQDDDAARLEDFDRAIKADPQSVPAHQGRAMLRMQNGDTEAALEDMQKLLELTPENSAVVTEAVRALLRLERIDEAEKMLSDALSDQPRGELYRLRAVIYQSQGKTDDALEDLTKALTLDKRDFAALLMRAEILLGQDDAKGARRDVVEALKIQPNSVQGIMMRSMLAVEEGRMADAINDMQLLVASVPDNTAFALQLANYFQLDNRPRRAIDVIDTVLKREPDNWRALRMRADAQLSTSEHDKAVADYSKALETINKEENQEGLEASKSGILNNLAWVLATSPDESLRNGERAVELANEACELTEFKEAHILSTLAAAYAETGDFEKAREWSEKAVAAGTKDENEQLDQLKLELESYKKDTPWREKQDVQENAVPILSPEDIIDT; translated from the coding sequence ATGACATTGCTTCTTTCCTACCGTCCTTTGCTCTTTGCCTCACTGGCGTGGATTGCCCTCGCATTCGCCAGCCCCGCATTCGCCCAAAACGAGGGGCGGAGCGACCTTGATGAGGCGATGGTCAAACGGATCGATGCCCAGACCGCTCAAGACCTGCAAGAAGTCACGGCACTCCTCGAATCGGCAATTGCCAAAGGCCTTGACGAAGAGAACCAAGCTTTCGCTAACAAGATGCTGGGCGCGGTTTCTTTGCAGAAGGGAAAAGCGATCGCCGAACAGATTCAGCAAGCAGGCGCTCGCGGTTTCCGCACGCTTCGCAACGAAGCGATCGACGCTTTGGAAACGGCGGTTAAACACGACCCGACCCTTGCCGACGCTCACCTGCTAATCGCCCGCTTGAACATCTTGCCGGGCGGCAACAAAACCCGAGCTCGCCAAGCCGCCACCGCGGCGATTCAGCAGCTTGGCGACAATGACCGCCAACGTGCCGAAGCTTTGGTCCTGCGTGCATTGCTGCAAGACGACGATGCAGCACGCCTGGAAGACTTCGACCGCGCCATCAAAGCGGATCCGCAAAGCGTTCCCGCCCACCAAGGCCGCGCGATGCTGCGAATGCAAAATGGCGACACCGAAGCCGCTCTGGAAGACATGCAAAAACTGCTCGAACTGACTCCAGAAAATTCCGCCGTGGTCACCGAAGCGGTCCGTGCCCTGCTCCGCCTGGAACGCATCGACGAAGCGGAAAAGATGTTGTCCGATGCACTCTCCGACCAACCGCGTGGCGAACTGTATCGACTGCGAGCGGTGATCTACCAGTCGCAAGGCAAAACCGACGATGCACTGGAAGACCTAACCAAAGCCCTCACGCTAGACAAACGCGATTTCGCAGCCCTGCTAATGCGTGCTGAAATCCTGCTCGGCCAAGATGACGCGAAGGGAGCCCGTCGCGATGTTGTTGAAGCCCTCAAGATTCAGCCCAACAGCGTCCAAGGAATCATGATGCGGAGCATGTTGGCTGTCGAAGAAGGACGCATGGCCGACGCCATCAACGACATGCAACTACTTGTTGCTTCGGTGCCTGACAACACAGCGTTCGCACTACAACTTGCAAATTACTTCCAACTGGATAACCGACCACGTCGAGCGATTGACGTTATCGATACGGTTCTTAAACGCGAACCGGACAACTGGCGTGCCTTGCGAATGCGAGCCGATGCTCAACTGAGCACCAGCGAACATGACAAAGCGGTTGCCGATTACTCCAAAGCGCTTGAAACCATCAACAAAGAAGAAAACCAAGAAGGACTAGAAGCAAGTAAATCAGGGATCCTGAACAACTTGGCTTGGGTCCTGGCAACCTCGCCCGACGAATCGCTTCGCAATGGGGAACGAGCCGTCGAACTGGCTAACGAAGCTTGCGAACTGACGGAATTCAAGGAAGCTCACATCCTCAGCACCCTTGCCGCAGCCTACGCCGAAACCGGGGACTTCGAAAAAGCTCGCGAGTGGTCGGAAAAAGCTGTCGCCGCAGGAACCAAAGACGAAAACGAACAGCTAGACCAATTGAAATTGGAACTGGAAAGCTACAAGAAGGACACGCCCTGGCGAGAGAAACAGGATGTCCAAGAAAACGCCGTCCCGATTCTTTCGCCTGAAGACATCATCGATACTTGA
- a CDS encoding alpha/beta fold hydrolase, translating into MDSAASWRSEYPFPSNWIDLDGHRYHYIDVGEGEQTVLAVHGNPTWSFYYRALATQLPQSMSDVGTCRVVASDHMGCGLSDKPQHYPYQLTQHRDNLLRLIEHLDLKNVILVAHDWGGAIGLSAAVEQPERFSGLVLLNTAAFPPPYIPRRISVCRFPLLGTLALRGANAFSRAAITMAVDRRPLSDIAAAGLLAPYDNWHNRVAVNAFVKDIPMNRSHPTYAPLEKLEKDLAKLSHLPARLVWGMKDWCFRPECLDRLQEALPLAQATKLADVGHYVMEESPEDVIEAVRSLQREKSCV; encoded by the coding sequence ATGGATTCCGCTGCCTCATGGCGATCCGAGTACCCGTTTCCGTCAAACTGGATCGACCTGGATGGCCATCGCTACCATTACATCGATGTTGGTGAAGGAGAGCAAACGGTCCTTGCCGTCCATGGCAATCCGACTTGGAGTTTTTACTATCGAGCGTTAGCAACGCAGTTACCGCAATCGATGTCGGATGTGGGGACATGTCGCGTTGTCGCCAGTGACCATATGGGCTGTGGGCTAAGCGACAAACCGCAACATTACCCGTATCAGCTGACGCAGCACCGCGACAATTTGCTGCGTCTGATCGAGCATCTTGATCTAAAAAATGTGATCCTGGTCGCGCACGACTGGGGAGGCGCAATCGGGCTTTCTGCTGCGGTCGAACAACCGGAACGCTTCTCCGGATTGGTGCTGCTAAACACGGCCGCCTTTCCGCCGCCCTATATTCCTCGACGAATCTCGGTTTGTAGATTCCCTTTACTGGGCACGCTGGCGCTCCGCGGCGCCAATGCCTTCTCGCGAGCGGCGATCACGATGGCGGTTGACCGTCGTCCCCTAAGCGATATCGCTGCAGCCGGTCTGCTGGCTCCGTATGACAACTGGCACAACCGCGTCGCGGTAAATGCCTTCGTCAAAGACATTCCAATGAACCGATCCCACCCGACTTATGCACCGCTTGAGAAACTAGAGAAAGACCTAGCGAAGCTAAGCCACCTGCCAGCACGCCTGGTGTGGGGGATGAAGGACTGGTGCTTCCGCCCGGAATGTCTCGATCGTCTGCAAGAGGCTCTTCCCTTGGCCCAAGCCACCAAACTGGCCGACGTTGGTCATTACGTGATGGAAGAATCGCCTGAGGATGTGATCGAAGCCGTTCGTTCGCTGCAACGCGAAAAGTCGTGTGTCTGA